In Gymnogyps californianus isolate 813 chromosome 1, ASM1813914v2, whole genome shotgun sequence, the following are encoded in one genomic region:
- the GPR22 gene encoding G-protein coupled receptor 22 yields the protein MCFSPILEVNMQSESNITVQDAIDDIDTNMYQPLSYPLSFQVSLTGFLMLEIVLGLGSNLTVLVLYCMKSNLINSVSNIITMNLHVLDVIICVGCIPLTIVILLLSLESNTALICCFHEACVSFASVSTAINVFAITLDRYDISVKPANRILTMGRAVILMTSIWIISLFSFLIPFIEVNFFSLRSASTWENKTLLCVSTNEYHTELGMYYHLLVQIPIFFFTVIVMLITYTKILQALNIRIGTRFTTGQKKKARKKKTISLTTQHETTDVSHSSGGRNVVFGVRTSVSVIIALRRAVKRHRERRERQKRVFRMSLLIISTFLLCWTPISVLNTTILCLGPSDLLVKLRLCFLVMAYGTTIFHPLLYAFTRQKFQKVLKSKMKKRVVSIVEADPMPNNAVIHNSWIEPKRNKKITFEDNEVRQKCLVPQVVTD from the coding sequence ATGTGTTTCTCCCCCATTCTGGAAGTCAACATGCAGTCTGAATCTAACATTACAGTTCAAGATGCCATTGATGACATCGACACCAACATGTACCAACCACTGTCATATCCATTAAGCTTTCAAGTTTCTCTCACTGGATTTTTGATGTTAGAAATTGTTTTGGGACTTGGCAGCAACCTCACCGTGCTGGTACTTTACTGTATGAAATCCAACTTAATCAATTCTGTCAGTAACATAATTACAATGAACCTTCATGTACTTGATGTAATAATTTGTGTGGGATGTATTCCTCTAACTATAGTTatccttctgctttcactggAGAGCAACACTGCTCTCATCTGCTGCTTCCACGAGGCTTGTGTCTCTTTTGCAAGCGTGTCAACTGCAATCAACGTCTTTGCTATCACTCTGGACCGATATGACATCTCTGTAAAACCTGCCAATCGAATCCTGACCATGGGAAGGGCTGTGATATTAATGACGTCAATATGgatcatttcacttttttccttcctgattcCCTTCATTGAAGTGAACTTTTTCAGTCTTCGAAGTGCAAGTACTTGGGAAAATAAGACACTTTTGTGCGTGAGTACAAACGAGTACCACACTGAGCTAGGAATGTACTACCACCTTCTCGTTCAGATTCCAATCTTCTTCTTCACTGTTATAGTAATGCTAATTACATACACCAAAATACTCCAGGCTCTAAATATTCGGATTGGTACAAGATTTACAAcaggacaaaagaagaaagctagaaagaaaaaaacaatttctttgaCCACTCAGCATGAGACTACGGACGTGTCCCACAGCAGTGGAGGAAGAAATGTTGTCTTTGGTGTAAGGACTTCTGTGTCTGTCATAATTGCTCTACGCCGAGCCGTAAAACGGCACCGGGAGCGACGAGAACGGCAAAAGAGAGTCTTCAGAATGTCCCTCTTGATTATCTCAACATTCCTTCTCTGCTGGACACCCATCTCTGTTTTAAACACCACCATCTTATGTTTGGGCCCAAGTGACCTTTTGGTAAAGCTGCGATTATGTTTTCTAGTAATGGCATACGGAACAACTATATTTCACCCTCTACTTTATGCATTCACAAGGCAAAAGTTTCAGAAAGTTTTGAAAAGTAAGATGAAAAAGCGAGTTGTTTCAATAGTGGAAGCAGATCCCATGCCAAATAACGCTGTAATACACAACTCATGGATAGAGcctaaaaggaacaaaaagattACTTTTGAAGACAACGAAGTAAGGCAGAAATGTTTAGTACCTCAGGTTGTCACTGACTAG